A window from Pseudoliparis swirei isolate HS2019 ecotype Mariana Trench chromosome 17, NWPU_hadal_v1, whole genome shotgun sequence encodes these proteins:
- the si:ch211-117n7.7 gene encoding monoacylglycerol lipase ABHD12-like isoform X1: MPRKRLGQRDGSTSAAGRVPSPRVRKSPELASRWWLKGGAVAVFVVVILSPYAQRKVPELIQHLVFSLRVRVPFFVDLSRPADLSLNHTVNMYLTSERGVSLGVWHTVPEAQGKEAHGKDSAWYQNTLGDGSPVFIYLHGNTGTRAATHRVGVAKLLSALGYHALVPDYRGFGDSTGEPTEAGLTTDALYLYDWVKARSGSSPVVVWGHSLGTGVATNAAVKLRERGEDVAAVMLEGAFNSARQSIPAHPFTWYYWTFPGFGFFFPEPWADNKVVFPTEENLKKMRCPILFLHAEDDHLVPIQVAQQMYEVAVSAQNAERVQLESFSGSLGYLHNGLYRDPLLPGIINVCMSPCLLCRKLVLSL, translated from the exons ATGCCGAGGAAGAGGCTCGGCCAGCGCGACGGCTCGACTTCCGCTGCCGGAAGAGTCCCGAGCCCCAGAGTCCGGAAGAGTCCGGAACTAGC gtcccGATGGTGGCTGAAAGGAGGCGCGGTGGCCGTCTTTGTCGTCGTCATTTTGTCGCCTTACGCTCAGAGGAAAGTCCCCGAGTTGATCCAGCACCTGGTGTTCTCCCTCAGAG TCAGGGTGCCTTTCTTCGTTGACCTCAGCCGACCCGCGGACCTCTCCCTGAACCACACCGTCAACATGTACCTGACGTCAGAGCGCGGCGTCTCTCTGGGGGTGTG GCACACTGTTCCTGAAGCACAAGGCAAAGAGGCTCATGGGAAGGACTCGGCTTGGTACCAGAACACGCTCGGAGACGGGAGTCCAGTGTTCATCTATCTTCATGGGAACACCGGCACGAG GGCAGCGACTCATCGGGTGGGAGTGGCCAAG CTCCTGAGTGCGCTGGGTTACCACGCGCTGGTGCCGGACTACAGAG GGTTCGGAGACTCCACCGGGGAGCCGACTGAAGCCGGCCTGACGACCGACGCCCTCTACTTGTACGACTGGGTCAAAGCCCGCAGCGGCAGCAGCCCGGTGGTCGTCTGGGGACACTCGCTCGGCACCGG AGTGGCCACGAACGCAGCAGTGAAGCTGAGGGAGCGAG GGGAGGACGTCGCCGCCGTGATGCTGGAGGGAGCGTTCAACAGCGCCCGACAGTCCATCCCGGCCCATCCGTTCACCTGG TACTACTGGACGTTCCCGGGCTTCGGGTTCTTCTTCCCCGAGCCGTGGGCAGACAACAAAGTCGTCTTTCCGACTGAGGAAAA TTTGAAGAAGATGAGATGTCCCATCCTCTTCCTTCATGCAGAGGACGACCACTTGGTCCCCATCCAGGTCGCTCAGCAG ATGTACGAGGTGGCAGTGAGCGCCCAGAATGCAGAGCGAGTGCAGCTGGAGTCGTTCTCCGGCTCTCTGGGGTATCTGCACAACGGCTTATACCGGGACCCCCTCCTGCCCGGCATCATCAA CGTGTGTATGTCGCCGTGTCTCCTCTGCAGGAAGCTGGTGCTGTCCTTATGA
- the si:ch211-117n7.7 gene encoding monoacylglycerol lipase ABHD12-like isoform X2, producing MPRKRLGQRDGSTSAAGRVPSPRVRKSPELASRWWLKGGAVAVFVVVILSPYAQRKVPELIQHLVFSLRVRVPFFVDLSRPADLSLNHTVNMYLTSERGVSLGVWHTVPEAQGKEAHGKDSAWYQNTLGDGSPVFIYLHGNTGTRAATHRVGVAKLLSALGYHALVPDYRGFGDSTGEPTEAGLTTDALYLYDWVKARSGSSPVVVWGHSLGTGVATNAAVKLRERGEDVAAVMLEGAFNSARQSIPAHPFTWYYWTFPGFGFFFPEPWADNKVVFPTEENLKKMRCPILFLHAEDDHLVPIQVAQQMYEVAVSAQNAERVQLESFSGSLGYLHNGLYRDPLLPGIIKKLVLSL from the exons ATGCCGAGGAAGAGGCTCGGCCAGCGCGACGGCTCGACTTCCGCTGCCGGAAGAGTCCCGAGCCCCAGAGTCCGGAAGAGTCCGGAACTAGC gtcccGATGGTGGCTGAAAGGAGGCGCGGTGGCCGTCTTTGTCGTCGTCATTTTGTCGCCTTACGCTCAGAGGAAAGTCCCCGAGTTGATCCAGCACCTGGTGTTCTCCCTCAGAG TCAGGGTGCCTTTCTTCGTTGACCTCAGCCGACCCGCGGACCTCTCCCTGAACCACACCGTCAACATGTACCTGACGTCAGAGCGCGGCGTCTCTCTGGGGGTGTG GCACACTGTTCCTGAAGCACAAGGCAAAGAGGCTCATGGGAAGGACTCGGCTTGGTACCAGAACACGCTCGGAGACGGGAGTCCAGTGTTCATCTATCTTCATGGGAACACCGGCACGAG GGCAGCGACTCATCGGGTGGGAGTGGCCAAG CTCCTGAGTGCGCTGGGTTACCACGCGCTGGTGCCGGACTACAGAG GGTTCGGAGACTCCACCGGGGAGCCGACTGAAGCCGGCCTGACGACCGACGCCCTCTACTTGTACGACTGGGTCAAAGCCCGCAGCGGCAGCAGCCCGGTGGTCGTCTGGGGACACTCGCTCGGCACCGG AGTGGCCACGAACGCAGCAGTGAAGCTGAGGGAGCGAG GGGAGGACGTCGCCGCCGTGATGCTGGAGGGAGCGTTCAACAGCGCCCGACAGTCCATCCCGGCCCATCCGTTCACCTGG TACTACTGGACGTTCCCGGGCTTCGGGTTCTTCTTCCCCGAGCCGTGGGCAGACAACAAAGTCGTCTTTCCGACTGAGGAAAA TTTGAAGAAGATGAGATGTCCCATCCTCTTCCTTCATGCAGAGGACGACCACTTGGTCCCCATCCAGGTCGCTCAGCAG ATGTACGAGGTGGCAGTGAGCGCCCAGAATGCAGAGCGAGTGCAGCTGGAGTCGTTCTCCGGCTCTCTGGGGTATCTGCACAACGGCTTATACCGGGACCCCCTCCTGCCCGGCATCATCAA GAAGCTGGTGCTGTCCTTATGA